From one Pseudactinotalea sp. HY158 genomic stretch:
- the rpmA gene encoding 50S ribosomal protein L27, producing the protein MASKKGASSTRNGRDSNAQRLGVKRFGGQDVKAGEILVRQRGTKFHPGDNVRKGRDDTLFAVEAGTVQFANRRGRKVVEIVTAS; encoded by the coding sequence ATGGCAAGCAAGAAGGGCGCCAGCTCTACCCGGAACGGTCGCGACTCGAACGCCCAGCGTCTCGGCGTCAAGCGTTTCGGCGGCCAGGATGTCAAGGCCGGCGAGATCCTCGTTCGCCAGCGGGGCACGAAGTTCCACCCGGGCGACAACGTTCGCAAGGGTCGCGACGACACCCTCTTCGCCGTCGAGGCGGGCACGGTGCAGTTCGCCAACCGCCGCGGCCGCAAGGTCGTGGAGATCGTCACGGCCTCCTGA
- the rplU gene encoding 50S ribosomal protein L21, which translates to MVYAIVKAGGRQEKVSVGDVVVMDRIKGAAGETIEMVPVLLVDGEKVTSGAEDLAGVKVTAEIVRDERGKKITILKYKNKTGYRRRQGHRQDLTRVKITGIN; encoded by the coding sequence GTGGTGTACGCGATCGTCAAGGCCGGCGGCCGACAGGAGAAGGTGTCCGTCGGTGACGTCGTCGTCATGGACCGCATCAAGGGTGCGGCCGGGGAGACCATCGAGATGGTTCCGGTGCTGCTCGTCGACGGCGAGAAGGTCACCTCGGGTGCCGAGGACCTGGCCGGGGTGAAGGTGACCGCCGAGATCGTCCGGGACGAGCGCGGCAAGAAGATCACGATCCTCAAGTACAAGAACAAGACCGGTTACCGGCGTCGGCAGGGGCACCGTCAGGACCTCACCCGCGTCAAGATCACCGGCATCAACTAA
- the obgE gene encoding GTPase ObgE, whose translation MATFVDRVVLFVRGGDGGHGCASVHREKFKPLGGPDGANGGRGGSVVLEVDPDVTTLLDYHHSPHRRAENGRPGAGSMRHGRNGADLVLPVPNGTVVKTRSGTVLADLVGAGARYVAADGGHGGLGNAALASPKRKAPGFALLGEPGDEGELVVELKTVADVALIGFPSAGKSSLIAAMSAARPKIAEYPFTTLVPNLGVVEAGDVRYTVADVPGLIPGASEGRGLGLEFLRHIERCSVLVHVLDCATLESDRDPLSDLDVIEAELAAYPTDELTGRLPLAERPRLVVLNKIDVPEARELAEFVRADLEARGLRTHLVSTASHEGLRPLSFALAGIVAETRSIEPEAEPAPAVLRPRAVDRSERAGFTVARRRTDHDYFLVQGTKPERWVRQTDFANDEAVGYLADRLAALGVEKELIRAGAQAGDEVVIGDGPSGVVFDWEPTISTGPELLASPRGTDLRLEDSPRPTRSEKRAEFKERMDAKARAREELAEEVWTERGE comes from the coding sequence ATGGCAACGTTCGTGGATCGGGTCGTGCTGTTCGTCCGCGGCGGGGACGGCGGCCACGGCTGCGCCTCCGTGCACCGGGAGAAGTTCAAGCCGCTCGGCGGGCCCGACGGCGCCAACGGCGGCCGCGGGGGCAGCGTCGTTCTCGAGGTGGATCCCGATGTGACCACCCTGCTCGACTACCACCACTCGCCGCACCGGCGCGCCGAGAACGGCCGCCCGGGGGCCGGGAGCATGCGGCACGGCCGCAACGGCGCCGATCTCGTGCTGCCCGTTCCCAACGGCACCGTGGTCAAGACGCGCTCCGGGACGGTGCTGGCCGACCTCGTGGGGGCGGGCGCCCGCTACGTCGCCGCCGACGGCGGCCACGGGGGGCTCGGCAACGCCGCGCTCGCCTCGCCCAAGCGCAAGGCGCCCGGATTCGCGCTGCTCGGGGAGCCGGGCGACGAGGGTGAGCTCGTGGTGGAGCTCAAGACCGTCGCCGACGTGGCCCTCATCGGGTTCCCCTCGGCCGGGAAGTCCTCCCTCATCGCCGCCATGTCGGCAGCGCGCCCGAAGATCGCCGAATACCCGTTCACCACGCTCGTGCCGAACCTGGGCGTGGTGGAGGCGGGCGACGTGCGCTACACCGTGGCCGACGTGCCCGGGCTCATTCCCGGTGCGTCCGAGGGGCGCGGCCTCGGGCTCGAGTTCCTGCGACACATCGAACGCTGTTCGGTGCTCGTGCACGTGCTCGACTGCGCGACGCTCGAGTCGGACCGGGATCCGTTGAGCGACCTCGACGTGATCGAGGCGGAGCTCGCCGCCTACCCGACCGACGAGCTCACCGGCCGGCTCCCGCTGGCGGAGCGGCCCCGGCTCGTCGTCCTCAACAAGATCGACGTGCCCGAGGCCCGGGAACTCGCCGAGTTCGTGCGCGCCGATCTCGAGGCGCGCGGGCTGCGCACCCACCTCGTCTCCACCGCCTCGCACGAGGGGCTGCGCCCGCTCTCGTTCGCCCTCGCCGGGATCGTGGCGGAGACCCGCTCGATCGAACCCGAGGCCGAGCCCGCTCCGGCCGTGCTGCGGCCCCGGGCCGTGGACCGGTCCGAGCGCGCGGGCTTCACCGTGGCCCGGCGCCGCACCGACCACGACTACTTCCTCGTGCAGGGCACCAAGCCCGAGCGGTGGGTGCGCCAGACGGACTTCGCCAACGACGAGGCCGTGGGCTACCTGGCCGACCGGCTCGCCGCCCTCGGGGTGGAGAAGGAGCTCATCCGCGCCGGCGCCCAGGCGGGCGACGAGGTGGTCATCGGCGACGGGCCGAGTGGCGTCGTCTTCGACTGGGAGCCGACCATCTCCACCGGCCCGGAGCTGCTCGCCTCCCCGCGCGGCACCGACCTGCGCCTCGAGGACTCCCCGCGGCCGACGCGCTCCGAGAAGCGCGCCGAGTTCAAGGAGCGCATGGACGCGAAGGCCCGGGCCCGGGAGGAGCTGGCGGAGGAAGTGTGGACGGAGCGGGGCGAGTGA
- a CDS encoding Rne/Rng family ribonuclease: MQAPPARRRPRRATRPTLPPESAAAEAQQPAAEPAALAKPTRSTRSKKSAATDAPAPAADATPESSVTSGAPESSENSETPETPKTPKTQRRATTAKAAAAKAPAAKAATTKATAAAATEAAEAPAAKGAKAATTKATKAATTKTAATKAAKAVAGDVTAPDTAPATAADTAPETGASDASEASESAAKATEAPKAEKAAVSTKATKSAVSTKSTKATKTAKSTKSAAAQAEPATTTKKSAPARQAKAAAADQPLTTDVPAAAEQPAAEQPLTTDVPAVAEQPVAAERPAATAPARATRSRRSTRSAGSAAPVADKPAETAGSAETAGSAGSAGSIDATAPVETAEASGGDQAAPARSGRSRASAKTTKAANSTKATKSSRSSGARTSAPTESNESNGSNESDESAGTAEQGAAGRAEASASNAGSGTGATSSARSALNVLAEFGQGGEDEDEDGTDAATATSLDDLVIPEREPAGDDAPRLPATALLFQAPDLTPRRKGSSKRRAAEERAEDTQVERAEKSVQADESERADRPGQPDRSEQSDESGESGRSGRGMPGETGADGDHDDSKPRRRRRRGGRGRRRSGGSNDDSGSAGGESGEGSTDSSDSSGSSGSDADSPKRSGKGSGKGDSNGSRAESNGSNGSNGSGGPGGSEASGSDDDSGDNASSSSRRRRRRSRSGRGNDDGGAQAARDSVTPLKGSTRLEAKRQRRKEGRDPHRRRSIITEAEFLARRESVERKMIVREQAGRTQVAVLEDDVLVEHYVAQKSHSSMVGNVYIGRVQNVLPSMEAAFVDLGRGRNAVLYAGEVNWDLAGLNGKPRKIENALSSGDSVLVQVTKDPIGHKGARLTSQVTLAGRYLVLVPGGGMTGISRKLPETERSRLKKLLNTIVPDGQGVIVRTAAEGASEEELRGDVERLSAQWAEIEKKSAKPSSVPALLKGEPELATRVVRDIFNDDFSALVISGPNAWKTISEYVNSVASDLADRMSQWTGPADVFSAHRVDEQLAKGMDRKVWLPSGGSLVIDRTEAMTVVDVNTGKFTGSGGTLEETVTKNNLEAAEEVVRQLRLRDIGGIIVIDFIDMVLESNRDLVLRRLVECLGRDRTRHQVAEVTSLGLVQMTRKRVGQGLVEAFSTTCECCNGRGYHVTSDPVEGESQTEPGTSARDGKDGREKGGSKSSGRSGDSTRSRKGRRSSSSQPAAQPEPEAEPVNEEQREQVKATLAAIAAAAAHAHTGEDGAATDPGSAAVAGGTSGGEAASETEAASSAGVGEAAPAGEGSEPPAAEVPAG; encoded by the coding sequence GTGCAGGCGCCCCCCGCCCGCCGCCGTCCGCGCCGGGCCACGAGGCCCACGCTTCCGCCGGAGTCGGCCGCCGCCGAGGCGCAGCAGCCGGCCGCGGAGCCCGCCGCCCTGGCGAAGCCGACGCGTTCGACCCGCTCCAAGAAGTCCGCAGCCACCGATGCGCCCGCCCCGGCGGCCGACGCGACCCCGGAGAGCTCGGTGACTTCAGGGGCCCCAGAGAGCTCAGAGAACTCAGAGACCCCGGAGACCCCGAAGACCCCGAAGACACAGCGGCGCGCCACGACCGCCAAGGCCGCAGCCGCCAAGGCTCCGGCCGCCAAGGCCGCAACCACGAAGGCCACTGCTGCTGCAGCCACTGAGGCGGCCGAGGCTCCGGCTGCCAAGGGCGCCAAGGCCGCAACCACCAAGGCCACGAAGGCTGCGACCACCAAGACTGCGGCCACGAAGGCCGCGAAGGCCGTCGCAGGCGACGTCACCGCGCCGGACACAGCCCCGGCCACCGCGGCGGACACAGCCCCGGAAACTGGGGCCAGTGACGCCTCCGAGGCCTCCGAGTCCGCAGCGAAGGCCACGGAAGCGCCCAAGGCCGAGAAGGCGGCAGTGTCCACGAAGGCCACGAAGTCGGCAGTGTCCACGAAGTCCACGAAGGCCACGAAGACGGCGAAGTCCACGAAGTCGGCGGCCGCCCAGGCCGAGCCGGCCACGACGACCAAGAAGTCCGCCCCGGCGCGTCAGGCGAAGGCCGCCGCCGCCGACCAGCCCCTCACCACGGATGTTCCGGCCGCGGCCGAGCAGCCGGCCGCCGAGCAGCCCCTCACCACGGATGTTCCGGCAGTGGCCGAGCAGCCGGTCGCCGCCGAGCGGCCCGCTGCGACTGCGCCCGCCAGGGCGACCCGGTCCCGTCGCTCGACCCGCTCGGCCGGGTCCGCGGCCCCGGTGGCCGACAAGCCCGCCGAGACCGCCGGGTCCGCTGAGACTGCTGGTTCGGCTGGTTCTGCTGGTTCCATCGACGCCACGGCGCCGGTCGAGACCGCCGAGGCATCCGGCGGCGACCAGGCCGCACCGGCACGATCGGGCCGTTCCCGCGCGTCGGCGAAGACGACCAAGGCCGCCAACTCGACCAAGGCGACCAAGTCGAGTCGGTCGAGCGGTGCGCGCACGTCGGCCCCGACAGAATCCAACGAATCCAACGGATCCAACGAATCCGACGAATCCGCAGGCACCGCCGAGCAGGGGGCGGCCGGGCGGGCCGAGGCGAGCGCCTCGAACGCCGGGAGCGGAACGGGAGCGACGTCGTCCGCACGCTCCGCGCTCAACGTGCTGGCCGAATTCGGCCAGGGCGGCGAGGACGAGGATGAGGACGGAACGGACGCGGCGACCGCCACGAGCCTCGACGACCTGGTCATCCCGGAGCGCGAACCCGCCGGTGACGACGCCCCGCGCCTTCCGGCCACCGCGCTGCTGTTCCAGGCGCCGGACCTCACCCCGCGCCGCAAGGGATCGAGCAAGCGCCGGGCGGCCGAGGAACGTGCCGAGGACACCCAGGTCGAGCGGGCCGAGAAGTCCGTGCAGGCCGACGAGTCCGAACGGGCCGACCGGCCCGGGCAGCCGGACCGGTCCGAGCAGTCCGACGAGTCCGGCGAGTCGGGCAGGTCGGGTCGGGGCATGCCCGGCGAGACGGGCGCGGACGGCGATCACGACGACTCGAAGCCGCGCCGTCGCCGGCGCCGCGGGGGCCGCGGCCGCCGCCGCTCGGGTGGTTCGAACGACGACTCCGGCTCCGCGGGCGGCGAGTCGGGCGAGGGGTCCACGGACTCGTCGGACTCCTCCGGCTCGTCGGGCTCGGACGCGGATTCACCGAAGCGTTCCGGCAAGGGCTCCGGGAAGGGTGACTCGAACGGGTCGCGTGCCGAGTCGAACGGCTCGAACGGCTCGAACGGCTCTGGAGGCCCTGGAGGCTCGGAGGCGTCGGGTAGCGACGACGACTCCGGGGACAACGCCTCCTCGAGTTCGCGCCGGCGCCGGCGTCGTTCCCGCTCCGGCCGCGGCAACGACGACGGCGGCGCCCAGGCCGCCCGCGACTCCGTCACGCCGCTCAAGGGCTCGACGCGCCTCGAGGCCAAGCGTCAGCGCCGCAAGGAGGGCCGCGACCCCCACCGTCGCCGGTCCATCATCACCGAGGCCGAGTTCCTCGCCCGCCGCGAGTCCGTCGAGCGCAAGATGATCGTGCGCGAGCAGGCCGGCCGCACCCAGGTCGCCGTGCTCGAGGACGACGTGCTCGTGGAGCACTATGTGGCGCAGAAGTCGCACAGCTCGATGGTCGGCAACGTCTACATCGGCCGCGTGCAGAACGTCCTGCCCTCGATGGAGGCCGCATTCGTCGACCTCGGTCGCGGTCGCAACGCCGTGCTCTACGCCGGCGAGGTGAATTGGGACCTGGCCGGCCTGAACGGCAAGCCGCGCAAGATCGAGAACGCGCTCTCCTCGGGCGACAGCGTGCTCGTGCAGGTGACGAAGGACCCGATCGGGCACAAGGGCGCCCGGCTCACCTCCCAGGTCACCCTCGCCGGCCGCTACCTCGTGCTCGTGCCCGGGGGCGGGATGACCGGCATCTCCCGCAAGCTCCCGGAGACGGAGCGGAGCCGCCTCAAGAAGCTGCTCAACACGATCGTCCCCGACGGCCAGGGCGTCATCGTGCGCACCGCCGCCGAGGGCGCCTCGGAGGAGGAGCTGCGCGGCGACGTCGAGCGGCTCTCGGCCCAGTGGGCGGAGATCGAGAAGAAGTCGGCCAAGCCGTCCTCGGTGCCCGCCCTGCTCAAGGGTGAACCCGAGCTCGCCACCCGCGTGGTGCGCGACATCTTCAACGACGACTTCTCCGCGCTCGTCATCTCCGGGCCGAACGCCTGGAAGACGATCTCGGAGTACGTCAACTCCGTCGCCTCGGACCTGGCCGACCGGATGAGCCAGTGGACCGGGCCGGCCGACGTGTTCAGCGCCCATCGGGTGGACGAGCAGCTCGCCAAGGGGATGGACCGCAAGGTCTGGCTGCCCTCGGGTGGCTCGCTCGTGATCGACCGCACCGAGGCGATGACCGTCGTGGACGTCAACACGGGCAAGTTCACGGGCTCGGGCGGCACGCTCGAGGAGACCGTCACGAAGAACAACCTCGAGGCGGCCGAGGAGGTCGTGCGTCAGCTGCGGCTGCGCGACATCGGCGGGATCATCGTGATCGACTTCATCGACATGGTGCTCGAGTCCAACCGGGATCTCGTGCTGCGCCGGCTCGTCGAGTGCCTGGGCCGGGACCGCACCCGCCACCAGGTCGCCGAGGTCACCTCGCTCGGGCTCGTGCAGATGACCCGCAAGCGGGTCGGCCAGGGCCTCGTCGAGGCCTTCTCGACCACGTGCGAGTGCTGCAACGGGCGGGGCTACCACGTGACCTCCGACCCGGTCGAGGGCGAGTCCCAGACCGAGCCGGGTACCTCGGCCAGGGATGGCAAGGACGGCAGGGAGAAGGGCGGCTCGAAGTCCTCCGGCCGCTCCGGGGACTCGACGCGCTCGCGCAAGGGGCGCCGCAGCTCCTCCTCCCAGCCGGCCGCCCAGCCGGAGCCGGAGGCCGAGCCGGTGAACGAGGAGCAGCGCGAGCAGGTCAAGGCCACGCTCGCCGCGATCGCGGCGGCGGCCGCCCACGCCCACACGGGTGAGGACGGCGCAGCAACCGATCCCGGGTCGGCTGCGGTCGCGGGCGGCACGTCCGGGGGTGAGGCGGCCTCCGAGACGGAGGCTGCGTCGTCCGCAGGCGTGGGCGAGGCCGCCCCGGCGGGCGAGGGCTCCGAGCCCCCGGCGGCCGAGGTTCCGGCCGGCTGA